A window of Leclercia adecarboxylata contains these coding sequences:
- a CDS encoding xanthine permease, translated as MKSMKLEWKRGDWAAYFGLMTNNLTNLLTMMGLLIFVVGIPKEIVYGRIAPAFGLAVLVASVCYAWFGLQMARQTGRSDVTALPSGPSAPSIFTVTFLVLMPVYQQTGDADFAIQIGLVWCFVEAMILAGGSFLGETIRKMIPRTVLLSCLSGLGLLLLAMNPMLQAFEAPTVSFIVLLLIFINWFGKKPIFARIPTGLLLLIAGTALAWISGLQSPEAIKASMSSFGFNPPEVHIDSFMQGLPHALPYLASAVPLGLANYIFDLENIESAHAAGDEYPTRKVMLANGLSSMLGCLMGNPFPVTVYVGHAGWKAMGASIGYTLASGVTMFIVPLFGLGAFMLAIIPMTAIVPILVFIGVVTANQVVRETPKVEVPVIFICLFPWIANWALTMMNSVMGAAGTNAAKIGTDVLHSKGIYYEGLMHLGNGAPLASMLWGCIAIFAIVNKPLRGAVAAAVGALLALFGVIHAPVVGFAEGSSLTFVLAYLMMSGMFVVKHVLDSREAASAAAPVSEA; from the coding sequence ATGAAAAGCATGAAACTGGAGTGGAAAAGAGGTGACTGGGCGGCGTACTTCGGGTTGATGACCAACAACCTGACGAACCTGCTGACCATGATGGGGCTGCTCATTTTTGTCGTCGGCATCCCGAAAGAGATTGTTTATGGACGTATTGCCCCAGCCTTCGGGCTGGCGGTGCTGGTGGCGAGCGTCTGCTACGCGTGGTTTGGCCTGCAGATGGCGCGCCAGACCGGGCGGAGCGACGTTACCGCGCTGCCGTCGGGGCCAAGCGCGCCGTCGATTTTCACCGTCACCTTTCTGGTGCTGATGCCGGTCTATCAGCAGACCGGCGACGCCGACTTCGCCATCCAGATCGGCCTGGTGTGGTGCTTCGTGGAGGCGATGATCCTCGCGGGCGGTTCGTTCCTCGGCGAAACCATCCGCAAGATGATCCCGCGTACCGTGCTGCTGTCGTGCCTGTCCGGTCTGGGCCTGCTGCTGCTGGCGATGAACCCGATGCTGCAGGCGTTCGAAGCGCCGACGGTCTCCTTTATCGTGCTGCTGCTTATCTTCATTAACTGGTTTGGCAAAAAGCCGATCTTCGCCCGCATTCCTACCGGCCTGCTGCTGCTGATCGCCGGTACCGCCCTGGCGTGGATCTCCGGCCTGCAAAGCCCGGAAGCGATTAAGGCGTCGATGTCCTCCTTCGGCTTTAACCCGCCGGAAGTGCATATCGACAGCTTTATGCAGGGCCTGCCGCACGCGCTGCCGTACCTCGCCTCTGCCGTTCCGCTGGGGCTGGCGAACTACATCTTTGACCTTGAGAACATCGAGAGCGCCCACGCGGCGGGGGACGAGTACCCGACCCGTAAAGTGATGCTGGCGAACGGTCTCTCCTCCATGCTCGGCTGCCTGATGGGCAACCCGTTCCCGGTGACGGTCTACGTCGGCCACGCGGGCTGGAAAGCGATGGGGGCGAGCATCGGCTATACCCTGGCGTCCGGCGTCACCATGTTCATCGTGCCGCTGTTCGGGCTGGGGGCCTTTATGCTCGCCATCATCCCGATGACCGCCATCGTGCCGATCCTGGTCTTTATCGGCGTGGTCACCGCCAACCAGGTGGTGAGGGAAACTCCCAAAGTGGAGGTGCCCGTCATCTTTATCTGTCTGTTCCCGTGGATCGCCAACTGGGCGCTGACCATGATGAACAGCGTGATGGGGGCGGCGGGAACTAATGCGGCGAAGATCGGCACCGACGTGCTGCACAGCAAAGGGATTTACTACGAAGGGCTGATGCATCTGGGTAACGGCGCGCCGCTCGCCAGCATGCTGTGGGGCTGTATCGCTATCTTCGCCATCGTCAACAAACCGCTGCGCGGCGCCGTTGCCGCCGCCGTCGGTGCGTTGCTGGCGCTGTTCGGGGTGATCCACGCGCCGGTGGTGGGCTTCGCGGAAGGCAGCTCCCTGACCTTCGTGCTGGCCTACCTGATGATGAGCGGCATGTTTGTGGTGAAGCACGTGCTGGATAGCCGGGAAGCCGCGAGCGCTGCGGCACCGGTTTCTGAAGCTTAA
- a CDS encoding DUF1116 domain-containing protein, protein MTTLFNQPLNVINVGIAMFSDDLKKQHVPVTHLDWTPPGQGNMQVVEALDQLSAQPLAEKIAAANKLALERIIQSHPVLVGFDQAINVVPGMTRTTILHAGPPVAWENMCGAMKGAVTGALVFEGLATDLEDAARLAASGQITFSPCHEHDCVGSMAGVTSASMFMHIVENKTYGNRAFTNLSEQMAKILRMGANDQSVIDRLNWMRDVLGPMLRDAMKIIGEIDLRLMLAQALHMGDECHNRNNAGTTLLIQALTPGLIQAGYPVEQQRQVFEFVASSDYFSGPTWMAMCKAALDAAHGIEYSTVVTTMARNGYEFGLRVSGMPGQWFTGPAQQVIGPMFAGYKPEDSGLDIGDSAITETYGIGGFAMATAPAIVALVGGTVEEAIDFSRQMREITLGENPNVTIPLLSFMGIPTAIDITRVAGSGILPVINTAIAHKDAGIGMIGAGIVHPPFSCFEKALLTFRDRYFL, encoded by the coding sequence ATGACCACCTTATTTAACCAGCCGCTGAACGTCATTAACGTTGGCATCGCAATGTTCAGCGACGATCTAAAGAAGCAGCACGTCCCGGTCACCCATCTCGACTGGACCCCGCCGGGGCAGGGCAATATGCAGGTGGTCGAAGCCCTGGATCAGCTTAGCGCGCAGCCGCTGGCGGAGAAAATTGCCGCCGCTAACAAACTCGCGCTGGAGCGCATTATTCAGTCCCATCCGGTGCTGGTGGGCTTCGATCAGGCGATCAACGTCGTGCCGGGCATGACCCGCACCACCATCCTGCACGCCGGTCCGCCGGTGGCCTGGGAGAACATGTGCGGGGCGATGAAGGGGGCAGTAACCGGGGCGCTGGTATTTGAAGGGCTGGCGACCGATCTGGAGGATGCGGCACGGCTGGCGGCTTCAGGCCAAATCACCTTCTCGCCGTGCCACGAGCACGACTGCGTGGGATCGATGGCAGGCGTCACCTCGGCGTCGATGTTTATGCATATCGTCGAGAACAAAACCTACGGCAACCGCGCCTTCACCAACCTCAGCGAGCAGATGGCGAAGATCCTGCGTATGGGGGCCAACGACCAGAGCGTCATCGACCGTCTGAACTGGATGCGCGACGTGCTCGGCCCCATGCTGCGCGATGCGATGAAAATTATCGGTGAAATCGATCTGCGCCTGATGCTGGCCCAGGCTCTGCATATGGGCGACGAGTGTCACAACCGCAACAACGCGGGCACCACGCTGTTGATTCAGGCCCTGACGCCGGGGCTGATCCAGGCCGGTTACCCGGTGGAGCAGCAGCGGCAGGTGTTTGAGTTTGTCGCCAGCAGCGACTACTTCTCCGGCCCGACCTGGATGGCGATGTGTAAAGCCGCGCTGGACGCTGCCCACGGCATCGAGTACAGCACCGTGGTCACCACCATGGCGCGTAACGGCTACGAGTTTGGCCTGCGCGTCTCCGGTATGCCGGGACAGTGGTTCACCGGCCCGGCACAGCAGGTGATTGGCCCGATGTTTGCGGGCTACAAGCCGGAAGATTCCGGGCTGGACATTGGCGACAGCGCCATCACCGAAACCTACGGCATCGGCGGCTTTGCCATGGCGACGGCACCGGCGATTGTTGCCCTGGTCGGCGGTACGGTAGAGGAGGCTATCGACTTCTCCCGCCAGATGCGCGAAATCACGCTGGGTGAAAACCCGAACGTCACCATTCCGCTGCTCTCGTTTATGGGCATCCCGACCGCCATCGACATCACCCGAGTCGCGGGCAGCGGCATTCTGCCGGTTATTAATACCGCCATTGCCCACAAAGATGCGGGAATAGGCATGATTGGGGCGGGCATCGTTCACCCGCCGTTTAGCTGTTTTGAAAAGGCGCTGTTGACCTTCCGCGATCGCTACTTCTTATAA
- the fdrA gene encoding acyl-CoA synthetase FdrA, with product MPTKIVIKKNTYFDSVSLMSVSTKANKLPGVEQAFVAMATEMNKGVLKNLGLLTPELEDAKNGDLMIVIKGEAANDDTLAAIEALFTRKESAGSHESRYATIASAKTHRPESNLAVISVNGTFAAREARQALENDLNVMLFSDNVSLDDELALKQLAHDKGLLMMGPDCGTAIINGAGLCFANAVRRGPIGIVGASGTGSQELSARIHEFGGGISQLIGTGGRDLSEKIGGLMMLDAIAMLEADEATQVIALISKPPAPAVAEKVLARARACRKPVVVCFLGRNEPPADEEGLQFARGTKEAALKAVLLTGIKKESLDLHPLNWPLIEEVRARLTPQQKYIRGLFCGGTLCDEAMFAALEKYDDVWSNIQPDPARRLRDINVSQAHTFLDFGDDDFTNGKPHPMIDPTNRISRLLQEARDQEVGVIVMDFVLGFGSHEDPVGVMIDAIKEAQAIAKADNRPLEILGYVLGTDQDTPSLSQQCQLLTDAGVIWASSSTNTGLLAREFVFKGEKA from the coding sequence ATGCCCACTAAAATCGTCATAAAAAAGAACACTTATTTTGATTCTGTTTCGCTGATGTCGGTTTCCACCAAAGCCAACAAACTGCCGGGCGTCGAGCAGGCGTTCGTGGCGATGGCGACCGAAATGAATAAAGGCGTCTTAAAAAATCTCGGCCTGCTGACGCCGGAATTAGAAGACGCCAAAAACGGCGACCTGATGATCGTTATTAAAGGGGAGGCTGCCAACGACGACACCCTGGCCGCCATCGAGGCGCTGTTCACCCGCAAAGAGAGCGCGGGCTCCCATGAATCGCGCTACGCCACGATTGCCAGCGCCAAAACCCACCGTCCGGAGAGCAATCTTGCGGTGATTTCCGTCAACGGCACCTTTGCCGCCCGCGAGGCGCGCCAGGCGCTGGAGAACGATCTCAACGTGATGCTGTTCTCCGATAACGTCTCTCTCGATGACGAGCTGGCGCTGAAACAGCTTGCCCACGACAAAGGGCTACTGATGATGGGGCCGGACTGCGGCACCGCCATTATTAACGGCGCCGGGCTGTGCTTCGCCAACGCGGTACGCCGCGGCCCGATTGGGATTGTGGGGGCCTCCGGCACCGGCAGCCAGGAGCTGAGCGCGCGCATCCACGAGTTCGGCGGCGGCATCTCCCAGCTGATCGGCACCGGCGGTCGCGATCTCAGTGAGAAGATCGGCGGCCTGATGATGCTGGACGCCATCGCGATGCTGGAGGCGGACGAGGCCACGCAGGTGATTGCGCTTATCTCCAAGCCCCCTGCGCCAGCGGTGGCAGAGAAAGTCCTGGCCCGCGCCCGCGCCTGCCGTAAACCGGTCGTGGTTTGTTTCCTCGGTCGCAACGAACCGCCCGCCGATGAAGAGGGTTTGCAGTTTGCCCGCGGCACCAAAGAGGCGGCGCTGAAAGCGGTGCTGCTTACCGGGATCAAAAAAGAGTCACTGGATCTGCATCCGCTCAACTGGCCGCTGATCGAAGAGGTGCGCGCCCGCCTGACCCCGCAGCAGAAGTACATTCGCGGCCTGTTCTGCGGCGGCACCCTGTGCGACGAAGCGATGTTCGCCGCGCTGGAAAAATACGACGACGTCTGGAGCAACATCCAGCCGGATCCGGCCAGACGCCTGCGCGACATCAACGTCAGCCAGGCCCACACCTTCCTCGACTTTGGCGATGACGACTTCACCAACGGCAAACCGCACCCGATGATCGACCCGACCAACCGCATCAGCCGCCTGCTGCAGGAGGCGCGCGACCAGGAAGTGGGCGTGATCGTGATGGATTTCGTTCTCGGCTTTGGATCGCACGAGGATCCCGTCGGCGTGATGATCGACGCCATCAAAGAGGCGCAGGCGATTGCGAAGGCCGATAACCGACCGCTGGAAATTCTCGGCTACGTGCTCGGCACCGACCAGGATACCCCGTCCCTCAGCCAGCAGTGCCAGCTCCTGACCGACGCGGGCGTTATCTGGGCCAGCAGCAGCACCAACACCGGATTACTGGCACGTGAATTTGTCTTCAAAGGAGAGAAAGCCTGA
- a CDS encoding ankyrin repeat domain-containing protein, which produces MSNNELVTEFLLAAEQGNTGALKACLEKGVDINATNRQKRTAVIIASLNKHYACVEQLIAAGADIDQQDQTCFNPFLISCLTNDLTLLRLVLPARPDLDRLTRFGGVGITPASEKGHLEVVQELLAHTDINVNHTNFVGWTPLLEAIVLNDGGPRQQAIVKLLLDHGANPHMTDKYGKSPLELAREKGFSEIADLLIAAGA; this is translated from the coding sequence ATGTCCAACAATGAACTCGTTACCGAATTTCTGTTAGCTGCCGAACAGGGAAATACCGGGGCATTAAAAGCCTGTCTGGAGAAAGGGGTGGATATCAACGCCACCAACCGGCAGAAAAGAACCGCCGTTATTATTGCCAGCCTGAATAAACACTATGCCTGCGTTGAGCAGCTGATTGCCGCAGGCGCCGATATCGACCAGCAGGATCAGACCTGTTTTAACCCGTTCCTGATTAGCTGCCTGACCAACGATCTCACCCTGCTGCGCCTGGTGCTCCCGGCCAGGCCGGACCTCGACAGGCTGACCCGTTTTGGCGGGGTGGGGATCACCCCGGCCAGCGAGAAAGGCCATCTGGAGGTGGTGCAGGAGCTGCTGGCCCACACCGACATCAACGTCAACCACACCAACTTTGTAGGCTGGACGCCGCTGCTGGAAGCCATTGTGCTAAACGACGGCGGCCCTCGCCAGCAGGCCATCGTTAAGCTGCTGCTCGACCACGGCGCCAACCCGCACATGACCGATAAATACGGCAAATCCCCCCTCGAACTGGCGCGGGAAAAAGGCTTCAGCGAGATTGCCGATCTGCTGATCGCCGCCGGCGCGTAA
- a CDS encoding LysR substrate-binding domain-containing protein, which translates to MNSIFTEENLLAFTTAARFGSFSKAAAELGVTTSAISYTIKRMETGLDVVLFVRNTRSIELTESGFYFYRKAVDLLNDFHAIKRGIDTISQGIETRVRICINQLLYTPRHTARLLQVLKKQFPTCQITVTTEVYNGVWDSIINNQANIAIGAPDTLLDGGGIDYTEIGAIRWVFAIAPDHPLALAPEPLAESQLRLYPNIMVEDTAHTINKKVGWLLHGQEAILVPDFNTKCQCQILGEGIGFLPEHMAREAVEAGLLVTRRINNPRQDSRMLLATQHAATGLVTRWIKQQFAPQGVLTGIYSDLLWRD; encoded by the coding sequence ATGAATTCCATCTTTACCGAAGAGAATCTGCTGGCGTTCACCACTGCAGCACGCTTTGGCAGCTTCAGCAAGGCCGCCGCCGAGCTGGGGGTGACCACCTCGGCCATCAGCTACACCATCAAGCGAATGGAGACCGGCCTCGACGTGGTGCTGTTTGTGCGCAACACCCGCAGCATCGAGCTCACCGAGTCGGGCTTCTACTTTTATCGCAAGGCGGTAGACCTGCTGAACGATTTTCACGCCATTAAGCGCGGGATAGATACCATCTCCCAGGGGATCGAAACGCGGGTGCGGATCTGCATCAACCAGCTGCTCTACACCCCGCGCCACACTGCCCGCCTGCTGCAGGTGCTGAAGAAACAGTTTCCTACCTGCCAGATCACGGTGACCACCGAGGTGTATAACGGGGTCTGGGATTCGATCATCAATAACCAGGCGAATATCGCCATCGGCGCGCCGGATACGCTGCTGGACGGCGGCGGGATCGACTACACCGAGATTGGCGCCATTCGCTGGGTATTCGCCATCGCCCCGGACCACCCGCTGGCGCTGGCCCCGGAGCCGCTAGCCGAGAGCCAGCTGCGCCTGTATCCCAACATCATGGTTGAAGATACGGCGCACACCATTAACAAAAAAGTGGGCTGGCTGCTGCACGGCCAGGAGGCCATTCTGGTGCCGGATTTTAATACCAAGTGCCAGTGCCAGATCCTCGGGGAAGGGATTGGATTTTTACCGGAGCATATGGCCAGAGAGGCCGTTGAGGCGGGGTTGCTGGTGACGCGGCGCATCAATAACCCGCGGCAGGACTCGCGCATGCTGCTCGCCACGCAGCATGCGGCAACCGGTCTTGTCACCCGCTGGATCAAGCAGCAGTTTGCGCCTCAGGGCGTGCTGACCGGGATCTACAGCGATTTGCTGTGGCGGGATTAG
- a CDS encoding YqaE/Pmp3 family membrane protein, protein MGFWRIVITILLPPLGVLLGKGFGWAFILNVILTLLGYIPGLIHAFWVQSRG, encoded by the coding sequence ATGGGTTTCTGGCGTATCGTAATTACTATTCTGCTTCCCCCGCTTGGCGTCCTGCTGGGCAAAGGGTTTGGCTGGGCATTTATCCTCAACGTCATCCTGACGCTGTTGGGTTACATCCCCGGTCTTATCCACGCCTTCTGGGTGCAGAGCCGCGGCTAA
- the stpA gene encoding DNA-binding protein StpA, with protein MTSMLQNLNNIRTLRAMAREFSLDVLEDMLEKLRIVTEEKRNEQSELEQERAEQQQKISALLEMMKADGISAEDLLGSDLLNSSAQPKKRKPRAAKYRYTDSDGSEKTWTGQGRTPKPIALALEEGKSLDDFLI; from the coding sequence ATGACTTCGATGTTACAGAATCTTAATAATATTCGTACGCTCCGTGCCATGGCGCGTGAATTCTCACTGGACGTGCTGGAAGATATGCTTGAAAAGCTGCGCATCGTCACAGAAGAAAAACGCAATGAACAATCTGAACTGGAGCAGGAGCGTGCCGAGCAGCAGCAGAAAATTAGCGCCCTGCTGGAGATGATGAAAGCCGACGGTATTTCTGCTGAAGACCTGTTGGGATCGGACCTGCTGAACAGCAGCGCGCAGCCGAAAAAGCGTAAACCGCGTGCCGCGAAATATCGCTATACCGATTCCGATGGCAGCGAAAAAACCTGGACTGGCCAGGGCCGTACGCCGAAGCCTATCGCCCTTGCACTGGAAGAGGGCAAATCGCTGGACGATTTCCTGATTTAA
- the alaE gene encoding L-alanine exporter AlaE, whose amino-acid sequence MFSRQSRLRHAVADTFAMVVYCSVVNMMIEIFLSGMTFEQSLSSRLVAVPVNILIAWPYGFYRDAVMRFARRYSPTGWMKNLADVVAYVTFQSPVYVAILLTVGADWHQIAAAVSSNIVVSMMMGAVYGYFLDYCRRLFKVSQYHQVKA is encoded by the coding sequence ATGTTCTCACGGCAGTCTCGCCTGCGCCACGCTGTAGCGGACACATTTGCAATGGTGGTCTACTGTTCGGTGGTGAACATGATGATTGAAATATTCCTCTCCGGAATGACCTTCGAGCAGTCACTTTCCTCACGCCTGGTAGCCGTCCCGGTGAACATCCTTATTGCATGGCCTTACGGTTTCTATCGCGATGCGGTGATGCGTTTTGCCCGCCGTTATTCCCCAACCGGCTGGATGAAAAATCTGGCAGACGTAGTGGCGTACGTCACTTTTCAGTCACCGGTGTATGTGGCAATTTTATTAACGGTCGGAGCAGACTGGCACCAGATCGCCGCTGCGGTGAGTTCGAACATTGTGGTGTCGATGATGATGGGTGCAGTATACGGCTATTTCCTCGATTACTGCCGACGACTGTTTAAAGTCAGCCAGTACCATCAGGTCAAGGCATAA
- a CDS encoding DUF2002 family protein: protein MYLRPDEVARELEKAGFTVDVVTQKAYGYRRGDNYVYVNREARMGRTALIIHPTLKERSLSFAEPASEMKTSDHYQQFPLYLGGNNQEHYGIPHGFSSRMALERFLKGLFGDSQ, encoded by the coding sequence ATGTATTTACGACCCGATGAGGTTGCGCGCGAACTTGAAAAAGCGGGATTTACCGTGGATGTGGTAACACAAAAAGCATACGGTTATCGTCGTGGCGATAATTATGTTTATGTGAACCGGGAAGCCCGCATGGGGCGCACTGCGCTGATCATTCATCCGACGTTGAAAGAGAGAAGTCTTTCCTTCGCGGAGCCTGCTTCAGAGATGAAAACCAGCGACCATTACCAGCAATTCCCGCTCTATTTAGGGGGAAATAATCAGGAACATTATGGTATTCCGCATGGATTCAGTTCCCGCATGGCGCTGGAACGCTTTCTCAAAGGCCTGTTTGGCGACTCGCAATAA
- a CDS encoding DUF883 family protein, with product MFSRSNRNDVDDNVQDIHDDVRKLADSLESVLKSWGSDAKGEADDARRKAKSLLRETRARLQGRSTGKQAACDAIGCANTFIRERPMCAVGSVAAVGIFIGALLALRK from the coding sequence ATGTTTAGCCGATCAAACCGAAATGACGTTGACGACAATGTTCAGGATATCCATGACGATGTCAGGAAATTAGCGGATTCGCTGGAAAGCGTTTTGAAATCCTGGGGATCGGATGCGAAGGGCGAAGCGGACGACGCCAGACGTAAGGCCAAATCCTTACTGCGTGAAACCCGTGCGCGCCTTCAGGGACGCTCTACCGGCAAGCAGGCTGCCTGCGACGCCATCGGCTGTGCCAACACCTTTATCCGTGAACGCCCGATGTGTGCTGTAGGTAGCGTTGCGGCCGTCGGGATCTTTATCGGTGCGCTGCTGGCCCTGCGTAAGTAA
- the nrdH gene encoding glutaredoxin-like protein NrdH, whose protein sequence is MEIRIMRIIIYTRNDCVQCHATKRAMESRGVSFEMVNVDLEPDAAETLRNQGFRQLPVVIAGEISWSGFRPDLINRLPQPAQAVRA, encoded by the coding sequence ATGGAAATACGAATCATGCGCATTATTATTTACACTCGTAACGACTGTGTGCAGTGCCATGCCACCAAACGCGCCATGGAGAGCCGCGGCGTGAGCTTTGAAATGGTGAATGTTGACCTGGAGCCGGACGCGGCAGAGACGCTGCGTAACCAGGGGTTCCGCCAGCTTCCTGTGGTGATCGCCGGAGAAATCAGCTGGTCAGGGTTCCGCCCGGATCTGATTAATCGTCTGCCGCAGCCTGCGCAGGCCGTCCGGGCATGA
- the nrdI gene encoding class Ib ribonucleoside-diphosphate reductase assembly flavoprotein NrdI, with the protein MSLLVYFSSSSENTHRFILRLGLPAVRIPLNERERIQVDEPFILVVPSYGGGGTAGAVPRQAIRFLNDPHNRQLIRGVIAAGNRNFGDAFCRAGDVILQKCGVPYLYRFELMGTQQDVDNVRKGVNEFWQRQPQNA; encoded by the coding sequence ATGAGCCTGCTCGTCTACTTCTCCAGCAGCTCGGAAAACACGCACCGCTTTATCCTGCGCCTCGGGCTGCCCGCCGTGCGTATTCCGCTGAACGAGCGGGAGCGGATCCAGGTGGACGAGCCTTTTATTCTGGTGGTGCCGAGCTATGGCGGGGGCGGAACCGCCGGGGCAGTACCGCGCCAGGCGATCCGCTTTCTCAACGACCCGCATAACCGGCAGCTTATCCGCGGGGTTATCGCCGCCGGCAACCGTAATTTCGGCGATGCCTTCTGCCGCGCCGGGGATGTCATCTTACAAAAGTGCGGCGTGCCGTACCTCTATCGCTTTGAGCTGATGGGGACGCAGCAGGACGTCGACAACGTGCGTAAAGGAGTAAACGAATTTTGGCAACGACAACCGCAGAACGCGTGA